The Latilactobacillus sakei subsp. sakei DSM 20017 = JCM 1157 genome includes a window with the following:
- a CDS encoding PfkB family carbohydrate kinase translates to MEDKYVVVVGGLNMDIAGMPGKDFIERDSNPGEVNLSVGGVGQNIAHNLANLGVPTYLMTVYGDDQYGAILHQECETNKINLDYAAEIKGANSSTYLYVTDGSGDMLAAINDMSIVNNITPDFLKERLAVINQATLCIVDANIPQESIEWLADHLKVPMYVDPVSVAKARRFENALNKIDTFKPNEMEAELLTGIKISDESSAKMAAEYLVNQGIRHVFISLGAHGILCADERQTVLVPIIKVPIISCNGAGDCSMATIAWAYYHFGKKASLKEIGQYAQAASSITVGSASAVSSHLTAQNVIDRCRQAVKI, encoded by the coding sequence ATGGAAGATAAATATGTTGTAGTCGTTGGCGGTTTGAATATGGATATTGCGGGTATGCCAGGTAAAGATTTTATTGAACGTGATTCTAATCCTGGTGAAGTTAACCTGTCCGTTGGTGGTGTTGGACAAAATATTGCACATAATCTAGCTAATTTAGGGGTGCCAACATATCTGATGACGGTTTACGGGGATGATCAATATGGCGCAATATTACATCAAGAATGTGAAACAAATAAAATCAATTTAGATTACGCAGCCGAAATTAAAGGCGCTAATAGTTCAACCTATCTTTATGTAACTGATGGCTCAGGAGACATGTTAGCGGCAATTAATGATATGAGTATCGTTAATAATATTACTCCTGATTTTTTAAAGGAACGATTAGCGGTAATTAATCAGGCTACTTTATGTATTGTAGATGCTAATATTCCACAAGAATCAATTGAATGGTTGGCAGATCATTTGAAAGTGCCGATGTATGTTGATCCGGTTTCAGTTGCTAAAGCACGTCGTTTTGAAAACGCTTTAAATAAAATTGATACGTTTAAACCCAATGAGATGGAAGCCGAACTGCTAACTGGAATTAAAATATCCGATGAAAGCTCAGCTAAAATGGCAGCAGAATATTTAGTTAACCAAGGAATCCGTCATGTCTTTATCTCGCTCGGTGCACATGGCATTCTATGCGCAGATGAAAGGCAAACAGTATTAGTGCCGATTATTAAAGTGCCAATTATTAGTTGTAATGGTGCGGGAGATTGTAGCATGGCAACTATTGCTTGGGCGTATTATCACTTTGGTAAAAAGGCTTCTTTAAAAGAGATTGGTCAATATGCGCAAGCTGCTTCAAGTATTACGGTGGGAAGTGCTTCAGCCGTTTCATCACATTTAACTGCACAAAATGTTATTGATCGTTGTCGACAAGCAGTAAAAATATAA
- a CDS encoding iron-containing alcohol dehydrogenase — MDYKLVQKTKVLVTDDLPKTILSILKETQYKKPLIVMDSFLKEVVIVKRLQVKLTENNIQFSIYNKVVSDPPTTVVDEGAEFFKAQDCDSLIAIGGGSAIDVARGINIVRINGGKISEYVTASNEIKDCPGLIAVPTTSGTGSELSNALIVTDTENQTKLAVLANNAVSEFAVLNPELVMTLPKGMTIATGLDAFSHAAEGYTSTLASPVTDAICEKIMYLLVEYLPKVIEDGQDREARERVMVAATLGGWMLNNAGTHAGHSVAHVIGSKYHMPHGMACAYALPGVLQFIAPVRSKKVKEIGLILGAEYPADPTDTEIGRITAIQYREFRDKVLGMKPFTDFNISEDELLTNIESVVNERFAGNTPKQIDQEGAMMLLKNFG, encoded by the coding sequence ATGGATTATAAATTAGTTCAAAAGACCAAAGTATTAGTAACCGATGATTTACCTAAAACGATTTTGAGTATTTTGAAAGAAACACAATATAAAAAGCCATTAATTGTTATGGATAGTTTTTTAAAAGAAGTTGTAATTGTAAAAAGATTGCAAGTTAAATTGACGGAGAACAATATTCAATTCTCTATCTATAATAAAGTCGTTTCTGATCCGCCAACAACTGTGGTGGATGAAGGTGCTGAATTTTTTAAGGCGCAAGATTGTGATAGTTTAATTGCAATTGGCGGTGGCAGTGCCATTGATGTTGCTAGAGGAATTAATATCGTTCGTATAAATGGTGGCAAAATTAGCGAATACGTCACAGCAAGTAACGAAATAAAAGATTGCCCCGGATTGATAGCAGTACCAACAACTTCTGGTACGGGGAGTGAATTATCGAATGCATTAATCGTTACGGATACAGAAAATCAGACCAAATTAGCGGTGTTAGCGAATAACGCAGTTAGTGAATTTGCAGTTTTGAACCCTGAATTAGTAATGACATTACCTAAAGGGATGACAATTGCAACGGGCTTAGATGCGTTTTCACACGCGGCAGAAGGTTATACATCAACCTTAGCGAGTCCTGTCACAGATGCGATTTGCGAAAAAATTATGTATTTACTAGTCGAATACTTACCTAAGGTAATTGAAGATGGACAGGATCGAGAAGCACGTGAACGTGTGATGGTCGCTGCTACACTAGGTGGTTGGATGCTAAATAATGCAGGGACACATGCTGGTCATTCCGTTGCACATGTGATTGGATCTAAGTACCATATGCCCCATGGAATGGCTTGTGCTTATGCGTTACCTGGGGTACTTCAATTTATTGCACCAGTTAGAAGTAAAAAAGTAAAAGAAATTGGTTTGATTTTGGGCGCTGAATACCCCGCAGATCCAACAGATACCGAAATTGGTAGAATTACGGCTATTCAATATCGTGAATTTAGAGATAAAGTTCTTGGGATGAAGCCATTCACTGATTTTAATATCTCAGAAGATGAATTGCTAACTAATATAGAAAGTGTCGTTAATGAACGTTTTGCGGGAAATACACCTAAGCAAATTGATCAAGAGGGCGCAATGATGTTATTGAAAAACTTTGGCTAG
- a CDS encoding BCCT family transporter — protein sequence MLLFGIVSAFLMLGGDTLQHSISQLLDTMTSHSQWLYIGIYIINFIFLVWLGCSHYGRIRLGQPNEKPEYNDFQWGSMVFATGIDASILMLSTTDPLQYLQNPPFGAKPFSAAAYRYANVCGQFNWGPMAWMIFATATIAIGYALYVKNLRVQRLSAAIDLLEGPQTYKKVLRQLIDFIVVFGIMGGIGSSIGMEIPVISKVLSTMTGFSDTIWLKLALFVVLFILFTLTVYAGLNKGIKKLSAWHIYTAIGFLLLVLLIGPTRHLIGAEGHNLFHLFGKFGQLSLNATGSDSHFAQHEMLFYWGWWLSYMPVMGLFIARISRGRTIRQVLLGMATYGALSCMSFYAILGGYALFLQSSGQVDLVTLLNTQGQAAVIAAVITTLPWKIVMLAIFCLSCFIFLATTISSSAFIVSSFTSLELKIGEQPNRWNRMAWVVIFILFSLGIVLVGSFQTVQAVCVIAGFPLIFVCALLLVSIFHAVHNGEIPIEIENEETSHFLKKNLRQNFLCDTVISVNFSERRKLICLPIKKKVLFLQH from the coding sequence ATGTTATTGTTCGGGATTGTCTCCGCATTTCTAATGTTAGGAGGTGACACACTCCAGCACTCTATTTCGCAATTATTGGACACGATGACGTCCCATTCCCAATGGCTCTACATAGGTATTTATATTATTAACTTCATCTTTTTAGTTTGGTTGGGCTGTAGTCACTATGGCCGGATTCGTTTGGGCCAACCTAACGAAAAACCTGAATATAACGATTTTCAATGGGGTAGCATGGTTTTTGCCACTGGGATTGATGCCAGCATCTTAATGCTCAGCACCACGGATCCACTCCAATACTTACAAAATCCACCATTTGGCGCTAAGCCCTTTTCAGCAGCGGCTTACCGCTACGCTAACGTCTGCGGTCAGTTTAACTGGGGACCAATGGCCTGGATGATTTTTGCCACCGCCACAATTGCGATTGGCTATGCACTCTATGTTAAGAATTTACGCGTTCAACGCTTGAGTGCCGCCATCGATTTATTAGAAGGCCCTCAAACTTACAAAAAGGTTCTCCGCCAACTCATCGACTTCATTGTCGTCTTCGGGATTATGGGCGGAATCGGCTCTTCAATTGGGATGGAAATCCCCGTCATTTCTAAAGTCCTTAGCACGATGACTGGTTTTTCAGATACTATCTGGTTAAAACTAGCCTTGTTCGTTGTTTTATTCATTCTCTTCACTTTAACCGTCTACGCTGGGTTAAATAAAGGGATCAAGAAACTGAGCGCTTGGCATATTTACACCGCGATTGGCTTTTTATTACTCGTTTTATTAATCGGCCCCACCCGTCATCTGATTGGTGCTGAAGGTCACAATCTTTTCCATCTATTTGGTAAATTTGGGCAACTCAGTTTAAACGCAACTGGTTCTGATAGCCATTTCGCCCAACACGAAATGCTCTTTTATTGGGGTTGGTGGTTATCTTACATGCCTGTGATGGGCTTGTTCATCGCCCGCATCTCTCGTGGCCGGACTATTCGCCAAGTGCTACTTGGGATGGCCACTTATGGTGCGCTTAGTTGTATGAGTTTTTACGCCATCCTCGGCGGTTACGCCCTCTTCTTACAAAGTTCCGGTCAAGTTGACCTTGTTACTTTATTGAACACACAAGGCCAAGCCGCCGTTATCGCGGCCGTCATTACGACACTTCCTTGGAAGATTGTCATGCTCGCGATTTTCTGTCTATCTTGTTTCATTTTCCTAGCCACAACCATTTCATCATCAGCCTTCATCGTTTCGTCATTTACTAGTCTTGAATTGAAGATTGGCGAACAACCTAACCGTTGGAATCGGATGGCTTGGGTTGTCATTTTCATTTTATTTTCACTCGGAATCGTGCTTGTCGGCAGTTTCCAAACCGTTCAAGCGGTTTGTGTGATTGCGGGCTTCCCACTGATTTTTGTCTGTGCATTGTTACTCGTTTCGATTTTCCATGCCGTCCATAACGGTGAAATTCCGATCGAAATTGAAAATGAAGAAACTTCTCATTTTCTGAAAAAAAACTTACGCCAAAATTTTTTATGTGATACGGTTATATCTGTTAACTTTTCAGAAAGAAGGAAATTGATATGCCTACCAATAAAAAAGAAGGTATTATTTTTACAACATTAA
- a CDS encoding aldo/keto reductase: protein MYNAKETRYDDMIYRRVGHSGLKLPAISLGLWHNFGETDKVATQKEIIFGAFDMGITHFDLANNYGPPAGSAEENFGRILHSDLKQYRDEMIISSKAGYYMWPGPYGEWGSKKNLIASCDQSLQRIQLDYVDIFYSHRPDPETPIEETARALDLLVHQGKALYIGISNYSAEQTKAITKIFRELGTPFIIHQPRYNMLDRWIEDGLTDVLAEEGLGAITFSPLAQGMLTNRYLNGIPADSRAARPDSPFLSPEKVDQTISTVQELNKIAQQRGQSLAEMALAWNLQQPTVASVLVGASRLSQLQDSVHALDNLTFAPEELAAIQKVLK from the coding sequence ATGTATAACGCAAAAGAAACGCGGTATGACGATATGATCTACCGGCGTGTCGGCCATTCAGGGCTGAAATTACCTGCAATTTCATTAGGGTTATGGCATAACTTTGGTGAAACAGATAAAGTGGCTACTCAAAAAGAAATTATTTTTGGGGCCTTTGATATGGGCATTACACATTTTGATTTAGCGAATAATTATGGTCCACCAGCCGGTAGCGCGGAAGAAAACTTTGGTCGGATTTTGCACTCAGACTTGAAGCAATATCGGGATGAAATGATTATTTCGTCTAAGGCGGGTTATTATATGTGGCCCGGTCCTTACGGTGAATGGGGTTCAAAGAAGAATTTAATCGCTAGTTGTGACCAATCATTGCAACGGATTCAATTAGATTATGTCGATATTTTCTATAGTCATCGACCAGATCCTGAGACGCCGATTGAAGAAACGGCGCGGGCGTTGGATTTATTAGTCCATCAAGGGAAAGCTCTATATATCGGAATTTCCAATTATTCCGCTGAACAAACAAAAGCGATTACTAAGATTTTTAGAGAACTTGGCACACCATTTATTATTCACCAACCACGTTATAATATGTTGGATCGGTGGATTGAAGATGGCTTAACCGATGTGTTGGCTGAAGAAGGTTTAGGCGCAATTACGTTTAGCCCATTAGCTCAAGGCATGTTGACGAACCGTTATTTAAATGGGATTCCAGCGGATTCACGTGCTGCCCGTCCAGATAGTCCATTCTTATCACCTGAAAAGGTCGACCAAACAATCAGCACGGTTCAAGAACTGAATAAAATTGCGCAACAACGTGGTCAATCATTGGCTGAAATGGCGCTTGCTTGGAACTTGCAACAACCAACCGTTGCGAGTGTCTTGGTGGGTGCTTCTAGATTGAGTCAACTTCAAGATAGTGTACACGCGTTAGATAACTTAACGTTTGCACCTGAAGAATTAGCGGCCATTCAAAAGGTATTAAAATAG
- a CDS encoding NupC/NupG family nucleoside CNT transporter, with the protein MSILMGIVGLVFIFAIGWLVSSNRKKIRYKQIGILLVTQFVISFLCLHTSGGVKVLAGISNFFSWLMGQAAGGVDFVFGGVVIKSGASVFFLNVLMPIVFISALVGILNYIKVLPFIIKWLGKGINKLSGMGELESYFAVSTAVLGQPEVFLTIKERIPNLSPQRLYTICASAMSAVSAAMLASYMKMVPGKFVVVAVFLNIFSALIISCIVNPYEPEVEDQKTMEAHLSTEKEPFFQVLGNYIVDGFQLALTVAAMLIGFVSLVTFLNNTFGFFFNVTFTDIIGWVFAPIAFIIGVPADDIVKVGSLMATKLITNEFVAMGNLSQIAHSLSPKATAIISTYLVSFANFGTIGIISGSIKAIDQKQGAVVAKFTMKLLLGATMASMLTGTIVGMYF; encoded by the coding sequence ATGAGTATATTAATGGGGATAGTCGGATTAGTCTTTATATTTGCGATTGGTTGGTTAGTCAGCTCCAACCGAAAGAAAATTAGATATAAACAAATTGGTATTTTATTAGTTACCCAATTTGTGATTTCCTTCCTGTGTTTACATACATCAGGTGGGGTTAAAGTGTTGGCAGGTATTTCTAATTTCTTTAGTTGGTTAATGGGGCAAGCTGCAGGTGGCGTCGATTTTGTTTTTGGTGGCGTTGTAATTAAGAGTGGCGCTTCAGTCTTCTTCCTCAACGTATTGATGCCAATTGTATTTATTTCGGCGTTAGTCGGCATTTTGAACTATATTAAGGTCTTACCATTTATTATTAAATGGTTAGGAAAAGGCATTAATAAATTATCAGGAATGGGTGAATTAGAAAGTTATTTTGCAGTTTCAACAGCTGTTTTGGGGCAACCTGAAGTTTTTCTAACAATTAAGGAACGAATTCCTAATTTATCACCACAACGTTTATATACAATCTGCGCATCCGCAATGTCAGCGGTAAGTGCGGCAATGTTGGCTTCTTATATGAAAATGGTTCCCGGTAAATTTGTTGTTGTCGCTGTTTTCTTAAATATTTTTTCAGCCCTTATTATTTCATGTATTGTTAATCCGTATGAACCAGAAGTAGAGGATCAAAAAACGATGGAAGCTCATCTCTCCACTGAAAAGGAACCATTCTTCCAAGTTTTAGGTAATTATATTGTTGATGGTTTTCAACTTGCCTTAACCGTAGCAGCAATGTTAATTGGATTTGTATCATTAGTAACGTTTTTAAACAATACATTTGGCTTTTTCTTTAATGTCACTTTCACGGATATTATTGGTTGGGTATTTGCACCTATCGCATTTATTATTGGTGTGCCAGCTGACGATATTGTTAAGGTTGGAAGCTTAATGGCCACGAAGTTAATTACGAATGAGTTTGTTGCAATGGGGAATTTATCACAGATTGCACATTCATTGAGTCCAAAAGCAACAGCCATTATCTCGACTTATCTGGTTAGTTTTGCAAATTTTGGAACGATTGGGATTATTTCAGGATCAATTAAAGCGATTGATCAGAAACAAGGTGCGGTTGTTGCGAAATTTACTATGAAACTATTGTTAGGGGCTACAATGGCTTCAATGTTGACAGGTACGATTGTTGGTATGTATTTTTAA
- a CDS encoding phosphoribosylanthranilate isomerase: MVKKQIYSLITYDESVKTMEAGADHIGLVPMQDGGVPAHRVPLETVDKIFAEAKRRGVITVAIMLNKDPKEMLDIAKRVRPDILHIAGMEYTADQAFRDQLRAVCPETELMQAVLVDGPEAVERAKEYAKFSDYLLTDSGLAADTGIGASGLTHDWSIDAAIVANVDIPVIIAGGLGPDNVEECIKEIKPYGVDSLTKTSIKYDGGRMEKDIDKVREFCERADKAAAEVGL, encoded by the coding sequence ATGGTTAAAAAACAAATTTATTCACTTATCACTTATGATGAAAGCGTAAAAACGATGGAGGCAGGTGCCGATCATATTGGGCTTGTACCAATGCAAGATGGTGGTGTACCAGCACATCGAGTGCCACTAGAAACTGTTGATAAAATTTTTGCTGAAGCCAAAAGACGTGGCGTTATAACAGTAGCAATCATGTTGAACAAAGATCCTAAAGAAATGTTAGATATTGCGAAACGGGTTCGTCCGGACATCCTGCACATTGCTGGGATGGAATATACTGCAGATCAAGCGTTTAGAGATCAATTGAGAGCGGTTTGCCCGGAAACAGAATTAATGCAAGCCGTCTTGGTAGATGGACCGGAAGCGGTGGAACGTGCTAAAGAATATGCAAAATTCTCAGATTACTTATTAACAGATTCTGGTTTAGCTGCAGATACAGGAATTGGTGCGAGTGGCTTAACACATGACTGGTCAATTGATGCGGCAATTGTTGCTAATGTAGATATTCCGGTTATTATTGCTGGCGGCTTAGGACCAGATAATGTTGAAGAGTGTATTAAGGAAATTAAACCTTATGGCGTTGATTCATTAACAAAGACAAGTATTAAATATGATGGTGGTCGTATGGAAAAAGATATCGATAAGGTTCGTGAATTCTGTGAAAGAGCAGACAAAGCAGCCGCAGAAGTTGGTTTATAA
- a CDS encoding PadR family transcriptional regulator has translation MAQKNILQYLLLGLLNQAPKTGYDLKRVFENEIGEFWQAKHSQIYPELKRLETEDLITHIELISGTKLMKKQYTITPSGVSYFNEWRYSPTSEILASKDEFILKLYFIESKNDQHLPAMFAEQTTLHTDKLTHLLARKALVFPNQATITANYGHYLILEHAINREQGYLKWLATADC, from the coding sequence ATGGCACAGAAAAATATTCTCCAGTACTTGCTCCTCGGTCTATTAAATCAGGCGCCCAAAACTGGATACGACCTCAAACGCGTTTTTGAAAATGAAATTGGTGAATTTTGGCAGGCCAAACACAGTCAAATCTATCCCGAACTAAAACGCCTTGAAACCGAAGACCTGATTACCCATATCGAACTCATTTCTGGCACTAAACTCATGAAGAAACAATACACAATTACCCCTAGTGGCGTTAGTTATTTCAACGAGTGGCGCTACTCACCCACCAGTGAAATTCTCGCTAGCAAGGATGAATTCATCCTCAAACTCTATTTTATCGAATCAAAAAATGATCAACATTTACCTGCTATGTTTGCGGAACAAACAACCTTGCACACCGATAAGCTCACCCATTTATTGGCCCGCAAAGCGCTTGTCTTCCCTAACCAAGCAACGATTACTGCCAATTATGGCCACTATCTGATTTTAGAACATGCGATTAATCGTGAACAGGGTTACCTAAAATGGCTTGCCACCGCTGATTGCTAA
- a CDS encoding YczE/YyaS/YitT family protein, which yields MITAIVGVFLVCIGVAINNNTQLGNDPVGIIYDGIRQAAQLSHAQLGVVSNYINIGLIIILFFFGRKYINVGTLIYLVPYGLFISIGSYLYTIIFVGNTLWIRGVAGLVGCSLYYLGISLFVASNIGVDPFNGLMLTLRDKTGWSIRRSKITMDVVLIIAGVLLGGRFGAITILTALTTGPAIQYLSQLFSQLLYGERI from the coding sequence ATGATAACAGCGATTGTTGGGGTATTCCTAGTCTGTATTGGAGTAGCGATTAATAACAACACACAGCTAGGTAATGATCCGGTAGGAATTATCTATGATGGCATTCGACAAGCTGCTCAGCTTTCACATGCGCAGTTAGGTGTAGTTTCCAATTATATAAATATTGGGTTGATTATTATTTTGTTTTTCTTTGGACGGAAATATATTAATGTTGGAACGCTTATCTATCTTGTACCCTATGGCTTGTTTATCAGTATAGGTAGTTATCTGTACACTATCATTTTTGTGGGTAATACATTATGGATACGAGGAGTAGCCGGCCTAGTTGGTTGTTCTTTATATTATCTAGGAATTAGTCTATTTGTTGCTAGTAACATCGGTGTCGATCCTTTTAACGGATTAATGTTAACACTCCGGGACAAAACAGGCTGGAGTATTCGCCGTTCGAAAATAACAATGGATGTTGTTTTGATTATTGCTGGCGTTTTGTTGGGTGGTCGGTTTGGTGCAATCACAATTCTGACGGCATTAACAACAGGACCAGCAATTCAATATTTAAGCCAATTATTTAGCCAATTGTTATACGGTGAGAGAATTTAG
- a CDS encoding DUF2798 domain-containing protein, protein MPTNKKEGIIFTTLMCFSMVLGMSIYNLFLHGSFSFVALITGLIPGFIVAFILDVFVIGVLAKKIAFSLPLNKDNKLVMILTISCLMILGMVTCMSLFGVLIEGGIPNDLGGAYRHAWAMNIIVALPLQLIVVGPFSRAILGKIQANAATAETAE, encoded by the coding sequence ATGCCTACCAATAAAAAAGAAGGTATTATTTTTACAACATTAATGTGTTTCTCAATGGTACTTGGAATGAGTATCTATAACTTATTTTTACACGGGAGTTTTTCATTTGTCGCTTTAATCACCGGCTTGATTCCTGGGTTCATCGTAGCTTTCATCCTCGATGTTTTCGTGATCGGCGTACTCGCTAAAAAGATCGCATTCAGCTTACCACTTAATAAGGACAATAAATTAGTCATGATTTTAACAATTTCATGTTTGATGATTCTTGGTATGGTCACATGTATGTCACTCTTCGGTGTATTAATCGAAGGTGGGATTCCAAACGATCTCGGCGGTGCTTACAGACACGCTTGGGCAATGAACATTATCGTTGCCTTACCACTTCAATTAATCGTAGTGGGACCGTTCTCACGTGCGATTCTTGGCAAAATCCAAGCAAATGCAGCAACTGCAGAAACAGCTGAATAA
- a CDS encoding PfkB family carbohydrate kinase gives MTKREEEILKIIKENPLISQQELADKFGLTRSGVAAHIFNLTKKGYIAGKGYIINEPNFVTVIGGVNIDILGLTDTTLIQQNSNPGHITFSLGGAGYNIAHNLTKLAVPNYFITVYGDDLNGQKFEEDAQKNHLAIQHSKKIPDKSTSSYLYVNDPDGTLNVGVDDMGIYDDITPDFLSERLATINTSAYCIIDTNLPEKTIDWLFDNCKVPIFVKTVSLNKSYKLQNVLSKIDTLMTTDKELAMLTNSSVTDAKTAEKSAKKLLKKGIEHIYVLMPHTGLFYIDNRNTKLIAGIPIKRVNNNGASAALTAAVVDSRLNNLGWEKTTQIAYTAALICMESAKSVNPLLSKDYLLKTVTRYLES, from the coding sequence ATGACAAAACGCGAAGAAGAAATTTTAAAAATAATTAAAGAAAATCCATTAATTTCACAACAAGAACTGGCCGATAAATTCGGTTTAACAAGATCTGGCGTTGCTGCCCATATTTTTAACCTCACCAAAAAAGGTTACATTGCCGGCAAAGGTTATATTATTAACGAGCCAAATTTTGTAACCGTTATTGGTGGCGTTAATATTGATATCCTAGGATTAACCGATACAACACTTATTCAGCAAAATTCTAATCCGGGGCATATCACTTTTTCTTTAGGTGGAGCTGGTTATAATATTGCCCATAATTTAACAAAACTTGCAGTGCCAAATTATTTTATTACGGTTTATGGTGATGACCTGAATGGGCAAAAATTTGAAGAAGATGCTCAAAAAAATCATCTCGCTATCCAGCATTCAAAAAAAATACCTGATAAAAGTACATCTTCTTATCTTTACGTCAATGATCCAGATGGCACTCTGAATGTAGGTGTCGATGACATGGGAATTTATGATGATATCACACCCGATTTCCTTAGCGAGCGACTAGCCACAATCAATACTTCAGCTTACTGTATTATTGATACTAACCTACCTGAAAAGACAATCGACTGGCTATTTGACAATTGCAAAGTACCTATTTTTGTTAAAACTGTTTCACTCAATAAAAGTTATAAATTACAAAACGTACTTTCTAAAATAGATACATTAATGACAACTGATAAAGAACTTGCAATGCTGACTAACTCATCTGTGACTGATGCTAAAACTGCTGAAAAAAGTGCCAAAAAGCTACTAAAAAAAGGCATAGAACATATTTATGTTCTAATGCCTCATACTGGATTATTTTATATTGATAATCGAAACACTAAATTAATCGCTGGTATTCCAATCAAGCGTGTTAACAATAATGGCGCCAGTGCCGCGTTAACAGCCGCAGTAGTTGATAGCCGCTTAAACAACCTAGGTTGGGAAAAAACAACACAGATTGCTTACACCGCTGCCCTAATTTGTATGGAAAGCGCCAAAAGTGTTAACCCATTATTGTCAAAAGATTATCTTCTTAAGACCGTAACCCGTTACTTAGAAAGTTAG
- the uriH gene encoding uridine-preferring nucleoside hydrolase UriH has product MTKKIILDCDPGHDDAVAMMIAHGNPEIDLLAVTTVAANQTLTKVTRNALAVATMIGMHDVPIAAGCSHPLIEEIKVAADIHGESGLDGVVLPKPTVELEKIHAVDLIIDLIMSHPAKTITLVPTGALTNIAMAARKEPKIIDRVKEVVLMGGGYHEANASAVAEFNIKFDPEAAKIVFNAGWQVTMVGLDLTHQALATPDIVSEIKAIHTETSAFVVDLLAFFRDMYKKGQNFDAPPVHDPCAVAYVIDPTVMTTKKVPVDIELNGTLTRGMTVADFSYPIPEDCQTSVAVKLDHAKFWGLVEDALRTIG; this is encoded by the coding sequence ATGACGAAGAAAATAATTCTCGATTGTGATCCTGGGCATGATGACGCAGTCGCAATGATGATTGCTCACGGGAATCCTGAAATCGATTTGCTAGCCGTTACGACAGTTGCTGCTAATCAAACGTTAACTAAGGTAACACGCAATGCATTAGCTGTTGCGACAATGATTGGTATGCACGATGTGCCAATTGCCGCTGGGTGTTCACACCCTTTGATTGAAGAAATTAAGGTTGCAGCAGATATCCACGGTGAATCTGGCCTAGACGGCGTTGTTTTGCCAAAACCCACTGTCGAACTTGAAAAAATTCATGCAGTCGATTTAATCATCGATTTAATTATGAGTCATCCAGCTAAAACAATTACGTTGGTGCCAACTGGTGCTTTAACGAATATTGCGATGGCAGCACGCAAAGAACCTAAGATTATCGACCGGGTTAAAGAAGTAGTCCTCATGGGTGGCGGTTACCACGAAGCCAACGCGAGTGCTGTTGCTGAATTTAACATTAAGTTTGATCCTGAAGCCGCTAAGATTGTCTTCAATGCGGGCTGGCAAGTGACGATGGTGGGTCTAGACTTAACGCATCAAGCCTTAGCGACACCTGATATTGTGTCAGAAATTAAAGCCATTCACACTGAAACATCGGCATTTGTTGTTGACCTATTGGCTTTCTTCCGCGATATGTATAAGAAGGGCCAAAACTTCGATGCCCCTCCCGTTCATGATCCATGTGCGGTAGCCTATGTGATTGATCCAACCGTTATGACTACTAAAAAAGTCCCAGTTGATATTGAACTCAACGGGACGTTAACACGTGGGATGACCGTCGCTGATTTCAGCTATCCAATCCCCGAAGATTGTCAAACATCAGTCGCTGTTAAACTAGACCACGCTAAATTCTGGGGGCTAGTTGAAGATGCGTTGCGGACGATTGGCTAA